In Acropora muricata isolate sample 2 unplaced genomic scaffold, ASM3666990v1 scaffold_755, whole genome shotgun sequence, the sequence TGTATTGTATTGCTAACGAAGCAAAATATCATTTAAAAACCGTCCTGTCCTGGCAGGAAATCAtggtatatttattttattcaattGGAAAGAAAATAGaatcgctccaaaaaaaactttaataatgagaataataataataataataataataataataataataataataacaaaaaatattgaatgagaatgaaatataaaagcaaacagagagaagtaaagaaaaaaatgtcggATCTGCAAACGGCAATTCCAATGATTTTCATCTCAATAATCTTTAACTGTACAATtacattttcaagctgatgaTCACGTTAACTTTGACAGGTTGTTATGTTAGTTGTTAACAAGAGAATTATTAGCAAATAGGGGTGAGCAAGGGCATCAACTGGCCTCATAAACTGATCACTATAATTGAAGCAAACAAGGAGAAGAGGGATAAAAACTATGaatttacaaataaataaatgatttaatcaatttgcaaaatgttttattctcCATAGGGACGGACGGAAAGTCGTTTGCAGGATTCCGGGCCTGTTACTGTCAAGACGGATTCTTCCGAAGACACATGTTTGAAGGTTGCGAAGCTTGTGCGAAGTATGATGGATTTAAATGCACGAATGActctttttatcttaaaaaggGATACTGGTGGAAATGGGAGAACGAAACGAACAAAGAACATTTCATATCCTTTCGTGACGCCCTAAGCAAGAATTCATCTGTGGAAAAAAATTCCACCTATGAGTATCCATACCCTCTTCCTCAACCACATAGATGTCCAAGACCGGAGTCATGTTTGGGAGGCATGGATTCCAATTGTTCTGAAGGTTATGAAGGGCCATTGTGTGATGTGTGCCGGCAAGGATATTACAAACAGCTTAAGACGTGCAGGGAGTGCCCATCAAAGAAATGGATGATCGGACAGCTCTGCCTTATAGCGGCAGCAATTTTTGTAATAACTGTGGTTGTAGCttggagaagcaagaaacaaattaagaagaaaaaaggtcgCTCCTTGGGGGATCTCATtcttagcaaaatgaaaatagtcATTGGTTTCTACCAAGTCACTTTTGGAATGATTGAGGCATTTGCCTTCacaaaatggccagaatcgctTACATTTATCGGAAAATATTCTGAGATGCTGCAGCTAAATATCCTTCAGATCGCTCCAATCCACTGCCTCTTTGCAAATCTGAAAGTGGATGCTTTTGGAAGATTGTATGCTATGCTTAGCATAAATGCTGCAATCATCATTTTCGGATTCGCTTTTTACGGTATCAGGAAAGTCTTAATAACCAGAAAGGCCTTGGAAACCCATgaagaaaaagtcaagaaaatttcagaaacaaaaCAGGTAGCctacaaagcagtttttttcgttctttacgTAACGTACCTCAGCACGTGCTCGAAGACAGCAAATGTTCTTCCCCTTGCTTGTCGCTCTATTTGCTACACCGAAAATGAAACACAATGTGAAACCTTTCTAAGAGATGATTTCACTATAAATTGTTCAAGCCAAGAATTCCGACGACCTGTTATTGTGGCATACTTCAGTGTCATCTACGTCATTGTTCTACCCACAGCAGCCCTGGTTACGCTTTGGAGGCATTGGAAAACTCTAAAAACATCAGCTGACGAAGACAAAGATAAGTCTACACATTCCCAAAGTTCCGAAGTCATCACAGGATTGagttttttgttccaaaactacAAGATTCGCAGGTGGTATTGGGAGTTTGTTGAAACGGGTCGAAAAGTGATTCTTACATCTGGTATCATCCTGCTTGGAGCGGAGAGCAGAGCTTACATTGGAATGTCTCTCATTCTGTCCGGTTACTATGGTATGCTTTTTGCTCACATGAAGCCGATAGAGGATCCCTCAGAAAATTCCTTGATGTTGTCTTCCCTTGCAGTCACGTACATCAATCTCGTGATCGGTGCTGTAAGTAGAATCCCAGAAGAAGTGGCTCTAGACACATTGTACCCAAACTTGGAAAAAGCCTTATTCGACATATTGGTGGTTGGAGCGAATGTCTTGGTAATTTTAGTTCTTCTGGGTAAGCATATCATTCACTATTTACTTTTAACTCTTCCATTGCTTTTGTTGAGGGTTTTCTGTTATCCCTTCATTAACTTCAAGATTGCAAACTTGTGACAACCAAGACTAATGGTCaataactgatttttttttcctttttttgcaaaCAACGTTTAACATAATTCATCATCTAGCCTCTTAAGGTCCCTCAtggaaattaaagaaacaaGTCTTTTCTCTAACATAACCGAATGTAACACTCAGGTGTAGCATAGGATTTTTTAGAATTGCTGCCTGTTAGTGCTCTTTTGGTCATCCATTTCCCTTGAATTCATTTTAGTTACAATATAACGAATCAAGAAATACAAATAAAGGTGATAAAGTCTTAACAATTCATGGAGGCTCCTAAGGAGGACTCCTTCTTATTACTTACAACAGTCATTAATTACAGcagcaataaaaacaaacaaacaagcaaaccgAAACAAGGAAGAAAAACCTAGGGGGCAACACTGTGAAGCTAACAGGATATACtaaattagtatttaccaaatcagtggatggcaattttcgcgcgttttgattggctcccgtaacttggaataaccttggatattcactgttttgcgaacggcgAGAAAAATGTCGCGTCGTTTCATGAAAGTTTTGGagaaagaaattgtggccattaatgaagcggcatttttttgtccatctgatttggtaaatagtaAAGCAAGCattcccctcagggtcggtgaagagcggtgcaTATCTATATATCGACGTTTTGCGTCTCAGTATATATCGACCACTAtccacctccccttcgggggacaGTTGTATCCTGTTAATCATATTTCTCATATTCATTATCATGAAGGGTTGACCCAGCCTCTGCATGAATGGTTGCATTTCCATATTGGGTCAGGCCTGTCATGTGCTTTACATTTATTAGTTATTCTTTGAAAGAATACCACAAGCtgtaaagtgccactaagacgaaaatcacatcttttctattgaagccattttaagacacaaacaagtagactgcatgagaagaaaaatgctgtttactattttcaaatatctctttttgttccagagatattcaagttttaaaatatgc encodes:
- the LOC136908004 gene encoding uncharacterized protein is translated as MFEGCEACAKYDGFKCTNDSFYLKKGYWWKWENETNKEHFISFRDALSKNSSVEKNSTYEYPYPLPQPHRCPRPESCLGGMDSNCSEGYEGPLCDVCRQGYYKQLKTCRECPSKKWMIGQLCLIAAAIFVITVVVAWRSKKQIKKKKGRSLGDLILSKMKIVIGFYQVTFGMIEAFAFTKWPESLTFIGKYSEMLQLNILQIAPIHCLFANLKVDAFGRLYAMLSINAAIIIFGFAFYGIRKVLITRKALETHEEKVKKISETKQVAYKAVFFVLYVTYLSTCSKTANVLPLACRSICYTENETQCETFLRDDFTINCSSQEFRRPVIVAYFSVIYVIVLPTAALVTLWRHWKTLKTSADEDKDKSTHSQSSEVITGLSFLFQNYKIRRWYWEFVETGRKVILTSGIILLGAESRAYIGMSLILSGYYGMLFAHMKPIEDPSENSLMLSSLAVTYINLVIGAVSRIPEEVALDTLYPNLEKALFDILVVGANVLVILVLLVQYAMFIYRFFKEWRKNPRWSFSCCLALLLPLNDLHQEVLGMTGKNVLKQQLKSGKVDMPSLSGALKESGAVSIELNIFPEHPEETSGSPSEETEAGRKKKRNADKDTGSTGDEPKKQATTAKKEVKQNLQTGNVNISSQSGALKKSGAVRIVRANIHERPKKTRGSISEEENRLLQDTLQQEVRGMRNKKPSKEQLRTGNVNTPSESGALKKSGAVRIVRASIHERPKNTRGSISEEKNRLLQDTLQQEVREMRTKKSSKEQLRTGNVNTPSESGALKKSGAVRIVRASIHERPKKTRGSISEEKNRLLQDTLQQEVREMRNKNPSKEQLRTGNVNTPAESGTLKKSGAVRIVRASIHERPKQTRGSISEEKNRLLQDTLQQEVREMRTKKPSKEQLRTGNVNIPSESGALKKRGAVDFVLVTIHEHPKEACGSPSEERGTGEMKQGDDNKVATSTPEEELEETRL